The sequence GCAGATATTTTAGCCGGAGCTTCAAGCGAACGCTGGACTCGCGCGCCGTTGGATAAACTTGCCCAGCGGTTTGGCTACGCGTTTGTTCAAGGAAACGTGGTTAGTATTGACCGGGATCGGCGCCAGGTCACGCTGGCAGACGGCCAAGTTTT is a genomic window of Candidatus Saccharimonadales bacterium containing:
- a CDS encoding FAD-dependent oxidoreductase, giving the protein MSKIVIIGAGFTGALAARRLARKKYTVTLIDRKSHFLFLPRLADILAGASSERWTRAPLDKLAQRFGYAFVQGNVVSIDRDRRQVTLADGQV